The following coding sequences are from one Leishmania major strain Friedlin complete genome, chromosome 36 window:
- a CDS encoding serine peptidase, Clan SC, Family S9B, with protein MPPTALKSSMNELSRYMDAFTSAAGKPQHLTIVGDRVYWTQGKQQELYSAPVGLEVAEAVRVIASDEQEVGEEKQFTKEEEMLRERTRSQTTGIANFHVRCNDGAIFYTSGVEVYVYYQNGPRAGKAPLKLFDYMSEEDKTHFKAMGSKPNLFVQAIKSFDEAHPSTHTVMTFVNNNNVYKATLTESPASEEAPLAVTVEQITHIGDDLHQCGVADYIIQEEFSRYTGHYATDRYIVFSYIDSSHMRSVALLSSLGSPEVPEAEPACPTYATEMEEMPYSRVGDPNARTTLIVYDTATKKMRLLPDVAIRKVAPWTEYILRFGFKDAETLYVSVASRAQEDYAVMSCPIAALPTIAKEEDLRSLYSEKDGKVTANIIGDAAAPELRVEWKQRIDFAWVECQPGVPVHYGKVYDVLCRHAAETETAHYHLYARPAGDGNPETWKPLTAGAWNVCAGTQHVCEDRVYFLANAEGRLKRTLYSVPLSLESAPHIADALTRLTPLDEHVYSYCAKGDHLYYVSSTAAAPAKLYVSCVSAPQKRAEVTVPSWIATTPGTDPATTADPTRYFGGLPVVTPQIVTVTNRRGVPLSAAVFVSPSAPKDAPGPLALFIYGGPHAQLVFENDYETRCKAPVQVLLQHGISVAVVDNQMSNANGLRDLSICKKNFGNFETHDYVDVTQYLCNTPESESGSPANFRFDAKRVAIFGWSYGGYATLLAMCQAADVFRIGFAGAPVGDWKLYDTGYTERYMGALYGEDGSAESGASRNRNEAYMTSAISHYAGGFPEECNRLYIAHGLLDENVHFGHSCHVVKALVDNAKPYSMLVYPGERHGLRQNRQSRLHHDALLVKTLEEQL; from the coding sequence ATGCCGCCGACAGCACTGAAGAGCTCCATGAACGAGCTCTCTCGGTACATGGACGCCTTCACCTCTGCAGCGGGCAAACCGCAACACCTCACAATTGTTGGCGATCGCGTCTACTGGACGCAGGGcaagcagcaggagctgTACTCGGCGCCGGTCGGCTTGGAAGTCGCCGAGGCCGTCCGTGTCATTGCCTCAGACGAGCAGGAAGTCGGGGAAGAGAAGCAGTTCaccaaggaggaggagatgctgcgcgagcggACGCGCAGCCAGACGACGGGCATCGCGAATTTTCACGTTCGCTGCAACGATGGCGCCATCTTCTACACAAGCGGGGTCGAAGTGTATGTCTACTACCAGAACGGGCCGCGTGCCGGCAAGGCCCCTCTGAAGCTGTTCGACTACATGTCTGAGGAAGACAAGACTCACTTCAAGGCGATGGGCAGCAAGCCGAACCTCTTTGTGCAGGCCATCAAGTCCTTTGATGAGGCGCACCCGAGCACCCACACCGTCATGACCTTTGTCAACAACAATAATGTGTACAAGGCAACCCTGACGGAGAGCCCCGCaagcgaggaggcgccgctggcCGTCACCGTGGAGCAGATCACGCACATCGGCGACGACCTGCACCAGTGCGGTGTGGCGGATTACATCATCCAGGAAGAGTTCTCGCGGTACACGGGGCACTACGCGACGGACCGGTACATTGTCTTCTCCTACATCGACTCCTCCCACATGCGCTCTGTGGCCCTGCTCAGCAGTCTGGGATCTCCTGAGGTGCCGGAAGCGGAGCCGGCGTGCCCGACCTACGCGACAgagatggaggagatgcCGTACTCCCGTGTCGGTGACCcaaacgcgcgcacaacacTTATCGTATACGACACCGCCACGAAGAAGATGCGTCTGCTCCCCGATGTCGCCATTCGCAAGGTGGCACCGTGGACGGAGTACATTCTTCGCTTCGGCTTCAAAGATGCAGAAACGCTCTATGTCTCCGTCGCGAGTCGCGCACAGGAGGACTACGCGGTGATGAGCTGCCCCatcgcagcgctgcccaccATCGCCAAAGAGGAAGACCTGCGGTCCCTCTACAGTGAAAAGGACGGCAAAGTCACTGCGAACATTAttggcgatgccgctgcgccggagctgcgcgtggAGTGGAAGCAACGCATTGACTTTGCGTGGGTGGAGTGCCAGCCCGGGGTGCCGGTGCACTACGGCAAGGTGTACGACGTGCTttgccgccacgcagcagaaACGGAGACGGCGCACTACCACCTCTACGCCCGTcccgccggcgacggcaaTCCAGAGACGTGGAAGCCGCTGACGGCGGGAGCATGGAACGTGTGCGCGGGCACGCAGCATGTGTGTGAGGACCGCGTGTACTTCCTGGCGAACGCCGAAGGGCGCCTGAAGCGCACGCTCTACTCcgtgccgctgtcgctggagAGTGCGCCGCATATCGCCGACGCACTGACTCGCCTCACCCCGCTGGACGAGCACGTCTACAGCTACTGTGCCAAGGGTGACCATCTCTACTACgtctccagcaccgccgctgcaccggcgaAGCTCTACGTGAGCTGCGTCTCAGCACCGCAGAAAAGAGCGGAGGTCACCGTTCCGTCATGGATTGCCACAACGCCAGGAACCGACCCGGCCACAACAGCAGATCCAACCCGCTACTTTGGCGGCCTGCCGGTCGTGACTCCGCAAATTGTGACCGTGACGAACCGTCGCGGGGTACCACTGAGCGCAGCGGTGTTCGTCTCGCCAAGCGCACCAAAGGATGCACCAGGGCCACTAGCCCTGTTCATCTACGGCGGACCACACGCGCAGCTTGTGTTCGAGAACGACTACGAGACCCGTTGCAAGGCCCCGGTGCAGGTAttgctgcagcacggcatCTCCGTTGCCGTAGTGGACAACCAAATGAGCAACGCTAACGGGTTGCGTGACTTGAGCATCTGCAAGAAGAACTTTGGCAACTTCGAGACACACGACTACGTCGATGTGACGCAGTACCTCTGCAACACGCCGGAGTCCGAGAGCGGCTCCCCCGCCAACTTCCGTTTTGATGCGAAGCGTGTGGCGATCTTTGGCTGGTCCTACGGCGGCTATGCAACCCTCCTCGCCATGTGCCAGGCAGCGGATGTCTTTCGGATCGGCTTCGCGGGCGCGCCAGTTGGCGACTGGAAACTGTACGACACAGGCTACACAGAGCGCTACATGGGGGCCCTTTACGGggaggacggcagcgcggAAAGCGGCGCATCGCGAAACAGGAACGAGGCGTACATGACGTCAGCCATCAGCCATTACGCCGGGGGCTTTCCCGAGGAGTGCAACCGCCTCTACATCGCACACGGCCTTCTCGATGAGAACGTGCACTTTGGCCATAGCTGCCACGTGGTGAAGGCACTGGTCGACAACGCCAAGCCGTACAGCATGCTCGTGTACCCCGGGGAACGCCACGGCCTGCGTCAGAACCGCCAATCACGCCTGCACCACGACGCACTTCTCGTCAAGACACTAGAGGAGCAGCTCTAG
- the LmSMT gene encoding putative sterol 24-c-methyltransferase has product MSAGGREITPMNLLRRRNKDEINGDVNAAADRFRNRFEKATLEERKAATTTMVNEYYDLVTDFYEYGWGQNFHFAPRYAGETFFESLARHEYFLAARGGFMEGDHIVDVGCGVGGPARNIVRLTRCNVTGVNNNDYQISRARRHDALAGMSCKIDYVKTDFCNMSLADNTFDGAYAIEATCHAKDKVKCYSEVFRVIKPGTCFVLYEWCMTDKYNPNDEYHRTIKHRIELGDGLPEMETCKQVIEYMKEAGFVVEEAIDVISQFESSPIKSIPWYQPLVGDYSSLQGLRSTPIGRILTNIMCRVLEFVHLAPKGTYKATEVLEEAAESLVVGGQLGIFTPSFYIRARKPSKQA; this is encoded by the coding sequence ATGTCTGCCGGTGGCCGTGAGATCACGCCGATGAACCTGCTTCGTCGCCGCAACAAGGATGAGATAAACGGGGAtgtcaacgccgccgccgaccgCTTCCGCAACCGCTTCGAGAAGGCAACCCTCGAGGAGCGCAaggccgccaccacgacgaTGGTCAACGAGTACTACGACCTGGTGACGGACTTCTACGAGTACGGCTGGGGCCAGAACTTTCATTTCGCGCCGCGCTACGCCGGCGAGACCTTCTTCGAGTCCCTCGCGCGCCACGAGTACTTCCTGGCCGCCCGCGGCGGCTTCATGGAGGGCGACCATATCGTCGACgtgggctgcggcgtcggcggtcCGGCGCGCAACATAGTTCGCCTCACGCGCTGTAACGTCACCGGCGTCAACAACAACGATTACCAAATCAGCCGCGCTCGCCGTCATGACGCACTCGCCGGTATGAGCTGCAAAATCGACTACGTCAAGACCGACTTCTGCAACATGAGCTTAGCCGACAACACCTTCGACGGCGCCTACGCCATCGAGGCCACATGCCACGCAAAGGACAAGGTCAAGTGCTATAGCGAGGTCTTCCGTGTCATCAAGCCCGGCACCTGCTTCGTCCTGTACGAGTGGTGCATGACCGACAAGTACAACCCCAATGACGAGTACCATCGCACGATCAAGCACCGCATTGAGCTGGGCGACGGCCTGCCGGAGATGGAGACGTGCAAGCAGGTGATCGAGTACATGAAGGAGGCCGGTTTCGTGGTGGAGGAAGCCATAGATGTCATCAGTCAGTTCGAGTCCAGCCCCATCAAGAGCATCCCGTGGTACCAGCCGCTGGTTGGCGACTACTCGTCCCTGCAGGGCCTGCGCTCTACCCCGATTGGCCGCATCCTCACCAACATCATGTGTCGCGTGCTGGAGTTCGTGCACCTAGCTCCGAAGGGCACGTACAAGGCGACGGAGGTTTtggaggaggctgcggaAAGCCTGGTGGTGGGCGGTCAGCTCGGCATCTTCACGCCGTCCTTCTACATCCGCGCTCGCAAGCCGTCCAAGCAGGCCTAG
- a CDS encoding putative sterol 24-c-methyltransferase gives MSAGGRETAPMNLLRRRNKDEINGDVNAAADRFRNRFEKATLEERKAATTTMVNEYYDLVTDFYEYGWGQNFHFAPRYAGETFFESLARHEYFLAARGGFMEGDHIVDVGCGVGGPARNIVRLTRCNVTGVNNNDYQISRARRHDALAGMSCKIDYVKTDFCNMSLADNTFDGAYAIEATCHAKDKVKCYSEVFRVIKPGTCFVLYEWCMTDKYNPNDEYHRTIKHRIELGDGLPEMETCKQVIEYMKEAGFVVEEAIDVISQFESSPIKSIPWYQPLVGDYSSLQGLRSTPIGRILTNIMCRVLEFVHLAPKGTYKATEVLEEAAESLVVGGQLGIFTPSFYIRARKPSKQA, from the coding sequence ATGTCTGCCGGTGGCCGTGAGACCGCGCCGATGAACCTGCTTCGTCGCCGCAACAAGGATGAGATAAACGGGGAtgtcaacgccgccgccgaccgCTTCCGCAACCGCTTCGAGAAGGCAACCCTCGAGGAGCGCAaggccgccaccacgacgaTGGTCAACGAGTACTACGACCTGGTGACGGACTTCTACGAGTACGGCTGGGGCCAGAACTTTCATTTCGCGCCGCGCTACGCCGGCGAGACCTTCTTCGAGTCCCTCGCGCGCCACGAGTACTTCCTGGCCGCCCGCGGCGGCTTCATGGAGGGCGACCATATCGTCGACgtgggctgcggcgtcggcggtcCGGCGCGCAACATAGTTCGCCTCACGCGCTGTAACGTCACCGGCGTCAACAACAACGATTACCAAATCAGCCGCGCTCGCCGTCATGACGCACTCGCCGGTATGAGCTGCAAAATCGACTACGTCAAGACCGACTTCTGCAACATGAGCTTAGCCGACAACACCTTCGACGGCGCCTACGCCATCGAGGCCACATGCCACGCAAAGGACAAGGTCAAGTGCTATAGCGAGGTCTTCCGTGTCATCAAGCCCGGCACCTGCTTCGTCCTGTACGAGTGGTGCATGACCGACAAGTACAACCCCAATGACGAGTACCATCGCACGATCAAGCACCGCATTGAGCTGGGCGACGGCCTGCCGGAGATGGAGACGTGCAAGCAGGTGATCGAGTACATGAAGGAGGCCGGTTTCGTGGTGGAGGAAGCCATAGATGTCATCAGTCAGTTCGAGTCCAGCCCCATCAAGAGCATCCCGTGGTACCAGCCGCTGGTTGGCGACTACTCGTCCCTGCAGGGCCTGCGCTCTACCCCGATTGGCCGCATCCTCACCAACATCATGTGTCGCGTGCTGGAGTTCGTGCACCTAGCTCCGAAGGGCACGTACAAGGCGACGGAGGTTTtggaggaggctgcggaAAGCCTGGTGGTGGGCGGTCAGCTCGGCATCTTCACGCCGTCCTTCTACATCCGCGCTCGCAAGCCGTCCAAGCAGGCCTAG